In one window of Nocardia brasiliensis DNA:
- the pabB gene encoding aminodeoxychorismate synthase component I, producing MRTLLIDNYDSFTYNLYQLISEVNGLEPTVVRNDEAGELELSRFDNIVISPGPGRPDVPRDVGISAAVIREAELPLLGVCLGHQGIVVAAGGIVAPAPAARHGYLDRIEHDDRDLFTGIPQGFTAVRYHSLCAQRPLPDTLEITALSADGVIMGVRHRDRPQWGVQFHPESIAGEFGATLLRNFAELTAAHRKPSASGRDRERRVDPVTMRLRPVTPSAPPPEPPSAVAALAPEQFPAGAEQFGVGDGSPPVDDRPTPPDRFGEPPRQWQLQHTVIDRAIDTESAFVRLYGNSPTAVWLDSEHVEPGLDRFSFLCDASGPLAEVVRYRVGSGEVTVESADGNRRVLAGGVLDYLAAELRRRRLELPTLPFDFVGGYVGYLGYEVKADCGGAAAHRAPTPDAQWLFADRIVVVDHVGGRTHLLSLTDSTPETLRAGADWLRDTAEALAALPTWANPPTLEIPSDGDAVEPLLIRGRARYLADIEVCQERLLAGESYEICLTDGVAIPAADDDGLDFYRTLRRCNPAPYAAYLRFDDLEIACSSPERFLKIDRSRTVESKPIKGTAPRGATPAEDARLARELADSPKTRAENLMIVDLLRNDLGRVCEIGSVHVPKLMAIESYMTMHQLVSTVRGTLRPDVDVIDCLRACFPGGSMTGAPKLRTMEIIDELETEARGVYSGTIGFLGLGGTADLNIVIRTAVRYDGRWRIGAGGAIVLDSTAEDEYHEMTLKAAATLRAAADRAVH from the coding sequence ATGCGCACGTTGCTCATCGACAATTACGACTCGTTCACCTACAACCTGTATCAGCTGATCAGCGAGGTGAACGGCCTCGAGCCGACTGTCGTGCGCAATGACGAGGCCGGCGAGCTCGAACTGAGCAGGTTCGACAACATCGTGATCTCCCCCGGACCTGGCCGCCCGGACGTGCCCCGCGACGTCGGCATCTCGGCCGCGGTGATCCGCGAGGCCGAGTTGCCGTTGCTCGGCGTATGCCTGGGACATCAGGGCATCGTGGTCGCGGCGGGCGGCATCGTCGCCCCGGCCCCCGCGGCCAGGCACGGCTATCTGGACCGGATCGAACACGACGACCGCGACCTGTTCACGGGGATACCGCAGGGCTTCACCGCGGTCCGCTACCACTCGCTGTGCGCGCAGCGGCCGCTGCCGGACACCCTGGAGATCACCGCACTGTCCGCCGACGGCGTGATCATGGGCGTGCGGCACCGCGACCGGCCGCAGTGGGGCGTGCAGTTCCACCCCGAGTCGATCGCGGGCGAGTTCGGCGCCACCCTGCTGCGCAATTTCGCGGAATTGACTGCGGCGCATCGCAAGCCGAGCGCCTCCGGTCGCGACCGCGAGCGCCGCGTCGATCCGGTGACGATGCGGCTGCGGCCGGTCACGCCGAGTGCGCCACCGCCCGAGCCGCCCTCGGCCGTCGCAGCGCTCGCCCCGGAGCAATTCCCCGCCGGCGCCGAGCAATTCGGGGTCGGCGACGGTTCGCCACCCGTGGACGACAGACCTACCCCGCCGGATCGCTTCGGCGAACCGCCACGGCAGTGGCAGTTACAGCACACCGTGATCGATCGGGCCATCGACACCGAGAGCGCGTTCGTCCGGCTGTACGGCAACTCCCCCACCGCCGTCTGGCTGGACAGCGAGCACGTCGAGCCGGGACTCGACCGCTTCTCGTTCCTGTGTGACGCGAGCGGACCGCTGGCCGAGGTGGTGCGGTACCGGGTCGGCAGCGGCGAGGTGACCGTGGAGTCCGCCGACGGGAATCGCCGGGTGCTGGCCGGTGGCGTGCTCGACTATCTCGCCGCCGAACTGCGGCGGCGCCGACTCGAACTACCCACGCTGCCTTTCGATTTCGTCGGCGGGTACGTCGGCTACCTCGGCTATGAGGTGAAGGCCGACTGCGGCGGCGCGGCAGCGCACCGGGCACCGACCCCGGACGCGCAGTGGCTGTTCGCCGATCGTATCGTGGTCGTGGATCACGTCGGCGGGCGCACCCACCTGCTGTCGCTGACGGATTCGACGCCGGAGACGCTGCGGGCGGGCGCCGACTGGCTGCGCGATACCGCCGAGGCCCTGGCGGCCTTGCCCACGTGGGCGAATCCGCCCACGCTCGAGATCCCCTCCGACGGCGACGCCGTCGAACCGCTGCTGATCCGCGGCCGCGCGCGCTACCTCGCCGACATCGAGGTCTGCCAGGAGCGACTGCTGGCGGGTGAGTCCTACGAGATCTGCCTCACCGACGGCGTGGCGATTCCCGCGGCCGACGACGACGGCCTCGACTTCTATCGCACACTGCGGCGCTGCAATCCGGCGCCCTACGCGGCCTACCTGCGCTTCGACGATCTCGAGATCGCCTGCTCCTCACCGGAACGCTTCCTGAAGATCGACCGCAGCCGCACGGTGGAGAGCAAGCCGATCAAGGGCACCGCGCCGCGCGGCGCGACCCCCGCCGAGGACGCGCGGCTGGCCAGGGAACTGGCCGACAGCCCGAAGACCAGGGCCGAGAACCTGATGATCGTCGACCTGCTGCGCAACGATCTGGGCCGGGTCTGCGAGATCGGCAGCGTGCACGTGCCGAAGTTGATGGCCATCGAGTCGTACATGACCATGCATCAACTGGTTTCCACCGTGCGCGGCACGCTGCGGCCGGATGTCGATGTGATCGACTGCCTGCGCGCGTGTTTCCCCGGCGGCTCGATGACCGGCGCGCCGAAGCTGCGCACCATGGAGATCATCGACGAGCTGGAAACCGAAGCACGCGGCGTCTATTCGGGCACCATCGGCTTCCTCGGACTCGGCGGCACCGCCGACCTCAATATCGTCATCCGCACCGCCGTCCGCTACGACGGCCGCTGGCGAATCGGCGCGGGCGGCGCCATCGTGCTCGATTCCACCGCCGAGGACGAGTACCACGAGATGACCTTGAAGGCCGCCGCCACGCTGCGGGCCGCCGCCGACCGCGCCGTGCACTGA
- a CDS encoding phosphotransferase family protein: MADAQPSGVDRDLVDFALVGKWMDEQGLPTGEFEEVTALGGGTQNVMLRFARGGHAYVLRRGPKHLRAKSNEVIRREARLLGALNDTEVRAPQVIAACPDESMIGAVFYLMEPIDGFNPANELPELHAGDPAIRKAMGLSAVEAIARLGALDYQALGLSDYGKPDGFLERQVPRWLGELESYAANEGYPGPRIPGVERTGEWLERHRPADWTPGILHGDCHLANMMFAYDGPQVAAMVDWEMSTIGDPLLDLGWQIATRPVPGTTGAALVGKLGAAGGLPTPEEMVAHYGRFSDRDLSAVNWYTVLACFKLGIVLEGTHARAFAGKAPKQVGDFLHAITLELFERAQSLME; encoded by the coding sequence ATGGCTGATGCGCAACCGAGCGGCGTGGATCGCGATCTCGTCGACTTCGCCCTCGTCGGCAAGTGGATGGATGAGCAGGGTTTGCCCACAGGCGAATTCGAGGAGGTGACCGCGCTCGGCGGCGGCACGCAGAACGTCATGCTGCGGTTCGCGCGCGGCGGCCACGCCTACGTGCTGCGGCGTGGCCCGAAACACCTGCGGGCCAAGAGCAACGAGGTGATCCGCCGCGAGGCACGGCTGCTCGGCGCGTTGAACGACACCGAGGTGCGCGCGCCGCAGGTCATCGCGGCCTGTCCGGACGAGTCGATGATCGGGGCGGTGTTCTACCTGATGGAGCCGATCGACGGCTTCAATCCCGCCAACGAGCTGCCCGAGCTGCACGCGGGCGATCCGGCGATCCGCAAGGCGATGGGCCTGTCCGCGGTGGAGGCCATCGCCCGGCTCGGCGCGCTCGACTATCAGGCGCTCGGTCTGTCCGACTACGGCAAGCCCGACGGATTCCTGGAACGTCAGGTGCCGCGCTGGCTCGGTGAACTGGAGTCCTACGCGGCCAACGAGGGGTATCCCGGTCCGCGGATTCCCGGCGTGGAGCGGACCGGCGAATGGCTGGAACGGCACCGGCCCGCGGACTGGACCCCGGGCATCCTGCACGGCGACTGTCACCTGGCGAACATGATGTTCGCCTACGACGGCCCGCAGGTGGCGGCGATGGTCGACTGGGAGATGTCCACCATCGGCGATCCGCTGCTCGATCTCGGCTGGCAGATCGCGACCCGTCCGGTGCCCGGCACCACGGGCGCGGCGCTGGTCGGCAAGCTCGGCGCGGCGGGCGGGCTGCCGACGCCGGAGGAGATGGTCGCGCACTACGGGCGGTTCTCCGATCGCGACCTCAGCGCGGTCAACTGGTACACCGTGCTCGCCTGCTTCAAGCTCGGCATCGTGCTGGAGGGCACGCATGCGCGCGCGTTCGCGGGTAAGGCGCCCAAGCAGGTCGGCGACTTCCTGCACGCGATCACGCTGGAACTGTTCGAGCGCGCGCAGAGCTTGATGGAGTAG
- a CDS encoding DinB family protein has protein sequence MPIVPDVKNWTWVVERACADCGFDPNGTAFEAVPALTRDTAVRFAEVLKRPDARVRPDDATWSALEYGAHVRDVCRLFDSRLALMLAGAPDGSVPRFANWDQDETAIADRYDQQDPARVSVELADAAERVARAFESVPVAQRRLRGERSDGSAFTVDSFARYFIHDLVHHVHDVRG, from the coding sequence ATGCCGATCGTTCCCGATGTGAAGAATTGGACCTGGGTCGTCGAACGGGCTTGTGCCGATTGCGGTTTCGACCCGAACGGTACCGCGTTCGAGGCCGTGCCCGCACTGACCCGCGATACCGCTGTCCGGTTCGCCGAAGTGCTGAAGCGGCCGGACGCACGCGTGCGTCCGGACGACGCCACGTGGTCGGCGCTCGAGTACGGCGCGCACGTGCGCGACGTGTGCCGGCTGTTCGATTCCCGGCTGGCCCTGATGCTGGCCGGTGCGCCGGATGGTTCGGTGCCGCGCTTCGCGAACTGGGATCAGGACGAGACCGCGATCGCGGATCGCTACGACCAGCAGGACCCGGCGCGGGTGTCGGTGGAACTCGCGGACGCCGCGGAGCGGGTGGCCCGCGCCTTCGAATCCGTCCCGGTCGCGCAGCGGCGCCTGCGCGGTGAGCGCAGTGACGGGTCGGCCTTCACGGTGGACTCGTTCGCCCGGTACTTCATTCACGATCTCGTGCATCACGTGCATGACGTGCGGGGCTGA
- a CDS encoding NDMA-dependent alcohol dehydrogenase: MKTKGAILWGIDQPWSVEEIEVGDPVSGEVQIRLETAGMCHSDHHIVTGATPMPAFPVMGGHEGAGVITKLGPNCPADLAVGDHVILSFIPACGRCPACVSGHMALCDLGAGLLMGQAISDGTYRIQARGENVIPMCLLGTFSPYMTVHHTSVVKIDPSIPFEVACLVGCGVPTGFGSSTHVAKVEPGETVVIAGVGGVGMSALQGAVLSGASKVVAIDPNPWKREQAQKFGATHTYESMAAAIMPLMDATEGRMAEKVILTMGEMHGDYIEEGLILTAKAGTLVVTSMGRMDAGEVKMNSFLLSMLQKTVKGCIFGGGNARQDAPNLLRLYKAGQLNLDDMVTRSYSLEEINQGYQDMLDGKNIRGIIKYTEADW; encoded by the coding sequence ATGAAGACGAAGGGCGCGATCCTGTGGGGGATCGACCAACCGTGGTCGGTAGAAGAGATCGAGGTCGGCGATCCGGTCTCCGGTGAGGTGCAGATCCGGCTGGAGACCGCGGGCATGTGCCATTCCGACCATCACATCGTGACCGGCGCGACGCCGATGCCCGCCTTCCCGGTGATGGGCGGCCACGAGGGCGCGGGCGTGATCACCAAGCTCGGGCCGAACTGCCCGGCCGACCTCGCCGTCGGCGATCACGTGATCCTGTCCTTCATTCCCGCCTGCGGCCGCTGTCCGGCGTGCGTGAGCGGCCACATGGCGCTGTGCGATCTGGGCGCGGGCCTGCTGATGGGTCAGGCGATCAGCGACGGCACCTACCGGATCCAGGCGCGCGGCGAGAACGTCATCCCGATGTGCCTGCTCGGCACCTTCTCGCCCTACATGACGGTGCACCACACTTCAGTGGTGAAGATCGATCCGAGCATTCCGTTCGAGGTGGCCTGCCTGGTCGGTTGTGGGGTGCCCACCGGATTCGGATCGTCCACCCACGTGGCCAAGGTCGAGCCCGGCGAGACCGTGGTGATCGCGGGCGTCGGCGGTGTCGGCATGAGCGCGTTGCAGGGCGCGGTGCTCTCCGGCGCGTCGAAAGTCGTGGCGATCGACCCGAATCCGTGGAAGCGGGAGCAGGCGCAGAAGTTCGGCGCCACGCACACCTACGAGAGCATGGCCGCCGCGATCATGCCGCTGATGGACGCCACCGAGGGGCGGATGGCCGAGAAGGTCATCCTCACCATGGGTGAGATGCACGGCGACTACATCGAGGAGGGCCTGATCCTCACCGCGAAGGCGGGCACCCTGGTCGTCACCTCGATGGGCCGGATGGACGCCGGCGAGGTGAAGATGAACAGCTTCCTGCTCTCGATGTTGCAGAAGACGGTGAAGGGCTGCATCTTCGGCGGCGGCAACGCCAGACAGGACGCCCCGAACCTGCTGCGCCTCTACAAGGCGGGCCAGCTCAACCTCGACGACATGGTCACCCGCAGCTACTCCCTCGAGGAGATCAACCAGGGCTACCAGGACATGCTCGACGGCAAGAATATCCGCGGCATCATCAAGTACACCGAGGCCGACTGGTAG
- a CDS encoding iron chaperone, with protein sequence MAKQTATVDTYIASFPEDVRSILEEIRDRIKRVLPEATEAISYDIPTFKVDGHSVVHFAGWKNHVSVYPIPAGDKAFERAVEPYRAGRGTLKFPLTKPIPYDLIADIAAKLAARR encoded by the coding sequence GTGGCAAAGCAGACCGCAACCGTCGACACCTATATCGCGTCGTTCCCCGAAGACGTGCGCAGCATCCTCGAGGAGATCCGGGACCGCATCAAACGCGTGCTGCCCGAAGCGACCGAGGCGATCAGTTATGACATCCCGACCTTCAAGGTGGACGGACACAGCGTCGTCCACTTCGCCGGCTGGAAGAACCATGTCAGCGTCTATCCGATCCCGGCGGGCGACAAAGCCTTCGAGCGGGCCGTCGAGCCGTATCGGGCCGGTCGGGGAACCCTGAAGTTCCCGCTCACCAAGCCGATCCCCTACGACCTGATCGCCGATATCGCGGCCAAGCTGGCCGCCCGCCGCTGA
- a CDS encoding GNAT family N-acetyltransferase — translation MARLDGEAVGTAGVQLLDSSTAELNRVFVHPRARGRGGAALLVTTAEQAARGLGAEEIVLDTRLDLVEARALHARLGYQESATRSRRRTTRRSTRSAGIARSSSEVCLD, via the coding sequence GTGGCGCGGCTCGACGGCGAGGCGGTCGGTACCGCGGGCGTGCAGCTGCTCGACTCGTCGACCGCGGAACTGAATCGCGTCTTCGTCCACCCGCGGGCGCGCGGCCGTGGCGGTGCCGCGCTGCTCGTCACGACGGCCGAGCAGGCGGCGCGCGGGCTGGGCGCCGAGGAGATCGTGCTGGACACCCGACTGGATCTGGTGGAGGCGCGGGCGCTCCACGCGCGACTCGGCTACCAGGAGTCGGCTACCAGGAGTCGGCGCCGCACAACGAGGAGAAGTACGCGCAGTGCTGGTATCGCAAGAAGCTCTAGCGAAGTCTGCTTAGACTGA
- a CDS encoding serine hydrolase domain-containing protein, producing MSETPTIHGEVASGFGPVADAFRRNFAQHGEIGAAVAVYAGDRPVVDLWAGHRDRCRTLPWERDTIVPVFSSTKGLAAFTVATAVSKGLLDYEEPVATYWPEFAAHGKAAVTVRQLIDHQAGLSGLDPIVRLPQLADLDRLATILAAQKPAWRPGTRHGYHAITLGLYQGELLRRVDPRGRTLGQIFAEDLAKPLGLDFFIGLPAEHGLERVATMAATRGLDALRYERDIPLRIGAQLAAKRGLAYSALSNPRVGAPARATRREFLEVEMPGSNGVGNARALAKIYGAAAGRTGALPIEDALLDRLAAPDTAEDVPPGDLVLHLKTRYHLGFRKSACEFRFGSDKRAYGTTGLGGSFGFADPTTGLGFGYTMNRLGLAVLDDVRSRNLRRALLRCTR from the coding sequence ATGAGTGAAACGCCCACGATCCACGGCGAGGTGGCGTCCGGCTTCGGACCCGTCGCCGACGCATTCCGCCGCAACTTCGCCCAGCACGGTGAGATCGGAGCGGCGGTCGCGGTATACGCGGGCGATCGTCCCGTGGTCGACCTGTGGGCGGGCCACCGAGACCGCTGTCGAACACTGCCGTGGGAGCGCGACACGATCGTCCCGGTGTTTTCCTCGACCAAGGGCCTGGCCGCGTTCACGGTCGCGACCGCGGTCTCGAAAGGACTGCTCGACTACGAAGAGCCGGTGGCGACGTACTGGCCCGAGTTCGCGGCACACGGCAAGGCGGCGGTGACAGTCCGTCAGCTGATCGATCATCAGGCCGGGCTGTCCGGACTGGATCCGATCGTGCGGCTGCCGCAGCTCGCGGATCTCGACAGGCTCGCCACGATCCTGGCCGCGCAGAAGCCGGCGTGGCGGCCGGGTACCAGGCACGGCTACCACGCGATCACGCTCGGGTTGTATCAGGGCGAGTTGCTGCGCCGGGTCGACCCGCGCGGGCGCACCCTCGGGCAGATCTTCGCCGAGGACCTCGCGAAGCCGCTCGGCCTGGACTTCTTCATCGGCCTGCCCGCCGAGCACGGGCTCGAGCGCGTCGCCACCATGGCCGCGACCCGCGGACTGGACGCGCTGCGCTACGAACGCGACATCCCGCTGCGGATCGGGGCGCAACTGGCCGCCAAACGCGGACTCGCCTACTCGGCGCTCAGCAACCCCCGTGTCGGCGCTCCGGCGCGTGCGACGCGCCGCGAATTCCTCGAGGTGGAGATGCCGGGCTCCAACGGTGTCGGCAATGCCAGGGCGCTGGCCAAGATCTACGGCGCCGCGGCCGGCCGCACCGGCGCGCTGCCCATCGAGGACGCGCTGCTCGACAGATTGGCGGCCCCGGACACCGCCGAGGACGTGCCGCCCGGTGATCTGGTGTTGCACCTCAAAACCCGCTACCACCTCGGCTTCCGCAAGTCCGCCTGCGAGTTCCGGTTCGGTTCGGACAAGCGCGCCTACGGCACCACCGGCCTCGGCGGCTCCTTCGGATTCGCCGACCCCACAACGGGTCTGGGCTTCGGATACACGATGAACCGGCTCGGCCTCGCCGTCCTCGACGACGTGCGCAGCCGCAATCTACGCCGGGCTTTGCTGCGCTGCACGCGCTGA
- a CDS encoding serine hydrolase domain-containing protein, with translation MRALEQIRDWPVRHAAAAVVGADGASASEGEVDRVFPLASVTKPLVAYAVLVAVEEGAIELDQPAGPAGSTVRHLLAHTSGLAFDTDDIQAAPGTRRIYSSAGFEVLARFVAEQTGIAFAEYLRDAVFAPLQMSASVLTGSAGHAARSTVADLTRFAAELLNPQLISAATHAEATSVQFPGLNGVLPGYGSQRPNDWGLGFEIRDGKSPHWTGSSNSSATFGHFGQSGTFLWVDPASRLACLALADQNFGDWARAAWPPLSDAVIAEATHATRG, from the coding sequence GTGCGTGCACTCGAGCAGATCAGGGATTGGCCGGTCCGGCATGCGGCGGCCGCGGTCGTCGGCGCGGACGGCGCATCGGCGAGCGAGGGCGAGGTCGATCGGGTGTTCCCGCTCGCCTCGGTGACCAAGCCGCTGGTCGCCTACGCGGTGCTGGTCGCGGTGGAAGAGGGCGCGATCGAGTTGGATCAGCCCGCGGGCCCGGCGGGGTCGACGGTGCGGCACCTGCTTGCGCACACCTCCGGCCTCGCCTTCGACACCGATGACATCCAGGCCGCGCCCGGTACCCGCCGGATCTACTCCAGCGCAGGCTTCGAGGTGCTGGCCCGTTTCGTCGCAGAGCAGACCGGCATCGCCTTCGCGGAGTACCTGCGCGACGCGGTCTTCGCGCCCTTACAGATGAGCGCCTCGGTGCTGACCGGCTCGGCCGGGCACGCGGCGCGCTCGACTGTCGCCGATCTCACGCGTTTCGCGGCGGAATTGCTGAATCCACAGTTGATCTCCGCGGCTACTCATGCCGAAGCGACATCAGTCCAATTCCCCGGCCTGAATGGCGTGCTGCCCGGTTATGGTTCGCAGCGTCCGAATGATTGGGGACTCGGCTTCGAGATCCGCGACGGTAAGTCGCCGCACTGGACCGGAAGCTCGAATTCCTCGGCGACGTTCGGCCATTTCGGGCAGTCCGGCACATTTCTCTGGGTGGACCCCGCGTCGCGGTTGGCGTGTCTGGCATTGGCCGACCAGAATTTCGGCGACTGGGCCAGGGCGGCCTGGCCGCCACTCAGCGATGCGGTCATTGCCGAAGCCACACACGCAACACGGGGCTGA